One stretch of Anolis sagrei isolate rAnoSag1 chromosome 11, rAnoSag1.mat, whole genome shotgun sequence DNA includes these proteins:
- the PITPNA gene encoding phosphatidylinositol transfer protein alpha isoform — translation MVLIKEYRVLLPVSVEEYQVGQLYSVAEASKNETGGGEGVEVLVNEPYERDGERGQYTHKIYHLQSKVPPFVKMLAPEGALNIHEKAWNAYPYCRTVITNEYMKDDFLIKIETWHKPDLGMQENVHKLEPNEWKNVEAIYIDIADRNQVLSKDYKPDEDPAKFKSVKTGRGPLGPNWKKELGKQSNCPYMCAYKLVTVKFKWWGLQNKVENFIHKQEKRLFTNFHRQLFCWLDKWVELTMEDIRRMEDETKRQLDEMREKDPLKGTSAADD, via the exons tACCAGGTGGGGCAGCTCTACTCGGTGGCGGAGGCCAGCAAGAATGAAACTGGTGGCGGCGAAGGGGTGGAGGTGCTTGTCAACGAGCCTTACGAGCGTGATGGGGAGCGGGGCCAGTACACCCACAAGATTTATCACCTGCAAAG TAAAGTCCCTCCCTTTGTGAAAATGCTGGCCCCAGAGGGAGCCCTCAACATCCACGAGAAAGCCTGGAACGCCTACCCATACTGTCGAACAG TTATCACA AATGAATACATGAAAGATGACTTTTTGATCAAAATTGAAACCTGGCACAAACCAGACCTCGGGATGCAGGAGAAT GTGCATAAGCTTGAGCCCAACGAATGGAAGAATGTAGAAGCCATCTATATTGACATTGCAGACCGGAACCAAGTGCTTTCGAAG GATTACAAGCCGGATGAAGACCCCGCCAAGTTTAAATCGGTCAAGACGGGACGTGGCCCCTTAGGACCCAACTGGAAG AAGGAGCTGGGCAAGCAATCCAACTGCCCCTACATGTGCGCCTACAAGCTGGTGACGGTCAAGTTCAAGTGGTGGGGATTGCAAAACAAAGTGGAAAATTTCATCCATAAG cAAGAGAAGCGCCTTTTCACAAACTTCCACCGGCAGCTCTTCTGCTGGCTGGATAAATGGGTGGAGCTGACGATGGAGGACATTCGCAGGATGGAGGATGAGACAAAGAGGCAGCTGGACGAG ATGAGAGAAAAGGATCCCTTGAAAGGAACGTCGGCTGCGGATGATTAG